One window of the Methylovirgula sp. HY1 genome contains the following:
- a CDS encoding ABC transporter ATP-binding protein translates to MTDAASSPGGPAENAEPAIEVVHLTKIFGGVMAVDDIGFAIACGSITGLLGGNGAGKTTTIGMLMGLILPTSGMVRVLGADMQRERHRVLARMNFESPYVDMPHRLSVRQNLTVFGRLYAVADVEARIDRLTLELAFGDLLDRPAGQLSAGQKTRVALAKALLNAPEVLLLDEPTASLDPDTADWVRTHLEAYRRERQATILLASHNMAEVERMCDRVIMLKQGRIVGDESPGEFLERYGRATLEEVFLDLARGRRRDSEMAATIDGQDGPHG, encoded by the coding sequence ATGACAGATGCTGCGTCCTCACCGGGCGGCCCAGCGGAGAACGCCGAGCCGGCGATCGAAGTCGTCCATCTGACGAAAATTTTCGGCGGCGTCATGGCGGTTGACGACATAGGCTTTGCGATCGCGTGCGGCTCGATCACCGGGCTTCTCGGCGGTAATGGCGCCGGCAAGACGACGACGATCGGCATGCTCATGGGGCTCATTCTGCCGACGTCGGGCATGGTTCGGGTGCTTGGCGCCGACATGCAGCGGGAGCGCCATCGCGTGCTGGCGCGGATGAATTTCGAAAGCCCTTACGTGGACATGCCGCATCGGCTGAGCGTGCGGCAGAATTTGACGGTGTTCGGCAGGCTTTACGCTGTCGCCGATGTCGAAGCGCGGATCGACCGGCTGACGCTGGAGCTTGCCTTCGGGGACCTTCTCGATCGGCCAGCCGGTCAGCTCTCCGCCGGCCAGAAGACTCGCGTTGCGCTGGCCAAGGCCTTGTTGAACGCGCCCGAGGTTCTCCTGCTCGACGAGCCGACGGCCTCGCTCGATCCCGACACCGCCGATTGGGTGCGCACGCATCTCGAAGCCTATCGGCGCGAGAGACAGGCGACGATTCTTCTCGCTTCCCATAATATGGCCGAGGTCGAGCGCATGTGCGATCGCGTCATCATGTTGAAGCAGGGGCGAATCGTCGGCGACGAAAGTCCTGGCGAATTTCTCGAACGCTACGGTCGCGCCACACTCGAAGAAGTTTTTCTCGATCTCGCACGCGGGCGGCGGCGAGATTCGGAAATGGCTGCGACGATCGACGGACAGGATGGCCCGCATGGCTGA
- a CDS encoding ActS/PrrB/RegB family redox-sensitive histidine kinase: MPDAIGLDLGRRSRRLRVDTLIRLRWLALCGQTLAVLLVHFGFGFPIPLGMCLLVIAISAWLNIFLRLRFGRSDRLDEPTAAAMLAYDIIQLSLLLFLTGGLTNPFSILFLAPIMIGAISFSSRITLGLTLLMIVAATTLTFLHYPLPWSPNETLDLPFLYNAGIWIAITVGAIFIAIYASWVAEETRKLADAFAATELVIARERHLTQLDGLAAAAAHELGTPLATITLVVKELQKQLPTGSAFEEDVALLSQEVTRCRSILGKLASLDDESGDFLGEMSVGVLLEEAAGPHRDFGVKINIESEGDGPEPVCRRNPAMLYGLGNLVENAIDFARSEVTIQAHWTARTIEVAIKDDGPGFSPEVMGSLGEPYVTTKKDRRAKSEEDSGLGLGLFIAKTLLERSGATVKPTNQPPPGNGACITIRWPRMAFEQGRRAGRNFDESPKISVKMT, translated from the coding sequence ATGCCCGATGCCATTGGACTCGACCTTGGAAGACGATCGCGTCGGCTGCGTGTCGATACGCTCATCAGGCTCAGATGGCTCGCGCTCTGCGGCCAGACGCTCGCCGTACTGTTGGTGCATTTCGGCTTCGGCTTTCCGATTCCTCTCGGCATGTGCCTGCTCGTCATCGCGATTTCCGCCTGGCTGAATATTTTCCTGCGGCTTCGCTTCGGACGCAGCGACCGGCTCGACGAGCCGACCGCGGCCGCGATGCTGGCCTATGACATCATCCAGCTCTCTTTGCTTCTCTTTCTGACCGGCGGTCTCACCAACCCGTTTTCGATCCTGTTTCTCGCGCCGATCATGATCGGCGCCATATCATTCTCCAGCCGCATCACGCTCGGCCTTACGCTTTTGATGATTGTCGCCGCGACGACGCTCACATTCCTTCACTATCCATTGCCTTGGTCTCCCAACGAGACGTTGGATCTGCCGTTTCTCTATAATGCCGGCATCTGGATAGCGATCACAGTCGGGGCTATCTTCATTGCGATTTATGCCTCCTGGGTTGCCGAGGAGACGCGCAAACTCGCCGATGCTTTCGCCGCGACGGAACTCGTTATTGCCCGCGAACGGCATCTGACGCAGCTCGACGGTCTGGCCGCCGCCGCCGCGCATGAACTCGGCACACCGCTTGCCACCATCACGCTCGTCGTCAAGGAATTGCAAAAGCAATTGCCGACAGGCAGCGCTTTCGAGGAAGATGTCGCGCTGCTTTCGCAAGAAGTGACGCGCTGCCGGAGCATTCTCGGCAAGCTCGCCTCGCTGGACGATGAATCGGGCGACTTCTTAGGCGAGATGAGCGTTGGCGTCTTGCTCGAAGAGGCGGCGGGGCCGCACCGCGATTTCGGCGTCAAGATCAACATCGAAAGCGAGGGCGACGGACCCGAGCCGGTCTGCCGCCGCAACCCTGCGATGCTCTATGGCCTCGGCAATCTCGTTGAAAATGCCATCGATTTTGCCCGCTCCGAAGTCACGATCCAAGCCCATTGGACGGCCCGAACCATTGAAGTCGCCATCAAGGACGACGGGCCGGGCTTTTCCCCGGAGGTCATGGGAAGTCTCGGCGAGCCTTATGTGACAACGAAGAAGGACCGTCGCGCCAAATCGGAAGAGGATTCCGGCCTTGGTCTCGGTTTATTTATTGCCAAGACATTGCTGGAGCGCTCCGGCGCCACCGTGAAGCCGACCAATCAGCCGCCGCCAGGGAACGGCGCCTGCATTACGATCCGCTGGCCACGCATGGCCTTCGAGCAGGGCCGCCGCGCCGGCCGCAATTTTGACGAATCGCCGAAAATAAGTGTCAAAATGACATGA
- a CDS encoding hemolysin family protein, producing MSNDRSGDNDNGHDRQHSRPSLIDRLRSLFGLGGASVRDDIQDALEDTSADPDFSPLERAMLKNVLSLHEVRVEDVMVPRADIFAIGFQSTLAEVLATFRSAGHSRLPVQGENLDDPRGMVHIRDFVDFIAAATDDFKRGAEAQPNHLRLDEMTLAQSGIVRPVLFVPPSMPALDLLVKMQATRTHMALVIDEYGGTDGLASIEDIVEMIVGDIEDEHDDEESPKIEREDEGSFVVDARAGLEDVSEVIGQDLTMITDAEDIDTLGGLITSLAGHVPLRGEIVVEAGLEFEVLDADPRRVKRIRIRHGGARNSAAPGENGDQAAPATAEDHQNKPLLSKGASV from the coding sequence ATGAGCAACGATCGCTCTGGAGACAATGACAACGGCCATGACCGGCAGCATTCGCGGCCGAGCCTGATCGATCGGCTGCGCTCTTTGTTCGGACTCGGCGGCGCTTCGGTCCGCGACGACATTCAAGATGCGCTCGAAGACACGTCGGCCGATCCGGATTTTTCGCCGCTCGAACGGGCAATGCTGAAGAATGTGCTGTCGCTGCACGAAGTCCGCGTCGAGGATGTCATGGTGCCGCGCGCCGATATTTTCGCGATCGGCTTTCAGTCAACATTGGCCGAAGTGCTCGCGACCTTCCGGTCCGCCGGCCATTCGCGTTTGCCGGTCCAGGGCGAGAATCTCGATGACCCGCGCGGCATGGTCCATATTCGCGATTTCGTCGATTTCATCGCCGCGGCGACCGATGATTTCAAACGCGGCGCCGAGGCGCAGCCGAACCATCTGCGTCTCGACGAGATGACCTTGGCGCAATCTGGCATCGTGCGGCCGGTGCTCTTCGTGCCGCCGTCCATGCCGGCGCTCGACCTATTGGTAAAGATGCAGGCGACCCGGACCCATATGGCGCTCGTCATCGACGAATATGGCGGCACCGACGGCTTGGCCTCGATCGAAGATATTGTCGAAATGATCGTCGGCGACATCGAAGACGAGCATGACGACGAGGAAAGCCCCAAGATCGAGCGCGAGGACGAAGGCAGTTTCGTGGTCGATGCCCGCGCCGGCCTCGAAGACGTCTCGGAAGTGATCGGGCAGGATCTGACCATGATCACGGATGCCGAAGACATCGACACTTTGGGCGGCCTCATCACAAGTCTCGCCGGCCATGTGCCTCTGCGGGGGGAGATCGTCGTCGAAGCCGGGCTCGAATTCGAAGTGCTCGATGCGGATCCGCGCCGCGTCAAACGGATCAGGATTCGCCACGGCGGCGCACGCAACTCGGCCGCTCCCGGCGAGAACGGCGATCAAGCCGCGCCCGCGACGGCGGAAGATCACCAGAATAAGCCGCTTCTCTCCAAGGGCGCTTCTGTCTGA
- a CDS encoding polyhydroxyalkanoate depolymerase has product MNCYSYQWHEMTYLALAPARAMSGMTRLWFNNPVNPLAHTHMGRNVAASAELFERLTRRYGKPEFGIKSVAIDGLDVPVHETVVWEDHFCKLLHFERELQGKGQRQPKLLIVAPMSGHNATLLRGTVETFLPYYDVYITDWQDARLVPLALGNFDLDDYIDYLIEMFRLLSARYDGLPLHTIGVCQPAVPLIAAVALIEARDDVHVPASMTLMGGPIDTRRSPTAVNLLAQSRGSAWFRENCVHAVPYPYPGASRDVYPGFLQLSGFMAMNFDRHVNAHIEMFNHLVEGDGDSAEKHREFYDEYLAVMDLTAEFYLQTIDTVFVDHLLPKGEMRHRGTKIDLTAIRRVGLMTVEGERDDISGLGQTYAAQELCSNIPAKMKLHYEQEGVGHYGVFNGSRFRQQIAPRIRAFHAAVAPL; this is encoded by the coding sequence ATGAATTGCTATTCTTATCAATGGCATGAAATGACTTATCTGGCGCTTGCTCCAGCGCGCGCTATGTCAGGCATGACCCGGCTCTGGTTCAACAATCCGGTCAATCCGCTGGCGCATACCCATATGGGCCGCAATGTCGCCGCCTCGGCGGAACTTTTCGAGCGACTGACGCGGCGCTATGGCAAGCCCGAATTCGGCATAAAGTCCGTGGCGATCGATGGGCTGGATGTGCCGGTGCACGAGACCGTCGTCTGGGAAGATCATTTCTGCAAGCTTCTGCATTTCGAGCGCGAGCTGCAGGGCAAAGGCCAGCGTCAGCCGAAGCTTTTGATCGTAGCCCCCATGTCGGGCCATAATGCCACTTTGCTGCGCGGCACGGTCGAGACCTTCTTGCCCTATTACGACGTCTATATCACCGATTGGCAGGACGCCCGTCTGGTGCCGTTGGCGCTCGGCAATTTCGATCTCGACGATTATATAGACTATCTGATCGAGATGTTTCGGCTCCTCAGCGCCCGTTACGATGGGCTGCCGTTGCACACGATCGGCGTCTGCCAGCCGGCGGTGCCTCTGATCGCGGCAGTCGCGCTGATTGAGGCGCGGGATGATGTGCATGTCCCGGCTTCGATGACCTTGATGGGCGGCCCGATCGACACGCGGCGAAGCCCCACGGCGGTCAATCTTCTCGCGCAATCGCGCGGTAGCGCTTGGTTTCGCGAGAATTGCGTGCATGCGGTACCCTATCCCTATCCAGGCGCCAGCCGCGACGTCTATCCGGGCTTTCTGCAACTCTCGGGCTTTATGGCGATGAATTTCGATCGGCATGTGAATGCCCATATCGAAATGTTCAATCATCTTGTCGAAGGCGATGGCGATTCCGCCGAAAAGCATCGCGAATTCTACGACGAATATCTCGCCGTCATGGATCTGACGGCGGAGTTTTATCTGCAGACGATCGACACGGTCTTTGTCGATCATCTGTTGCCGAAGGGCGAGATGCGCCATCGCGGCACGAAAATCGATCTGACTGCGATCCGCCGCGTTGGGCTGATGACCGTGGAAGGCGAGAGGGACGATATTTCCGGTCTCGGCCAGACCTATGCGGCGCAGGAACTCTGCTCGAATATTCCCGCTAAGATGAAGCTGCATTACGAACAGGAAGGCGTCGGCCATTACGGCGTTTTCAACGGCTCGCGCTTCCGCCAGCAGATTGCGCCGCGGATTCGGGCCTTCCACGCCGCGGTCGCGCCGCTCTGA
- a CDS encoding ABC transporter permease translates to MAETGFSFGRVAAMVTRYLYLLRSSWPRIFDLVYWPLVQMLTWGFLQTYLARASNAGALSGRLGLAAGALIGAMLLWDILFRGQLGFSISFLEEMWSRNVANLLMSPLRPSEFIMALMTMSLIRLAIGFVPVTFLAILFFGFNLWGLGLALGFFFANLILTSWSIGLLCSGLVLRYGLAAESLVWTIMFLMQPLACVFYPLAVLPRPLQLLASLLPPTYVFEGLRALLTQHELRLDLMGEAFLLNVFFFSAAVAGFHFLLRSARNAGTLLQTGE, encoded by the coding sequence ATGGCTGAGACCGGCTTCTCTTTTGGCCGCGTCGCGGCAATGGTGACGCGCTATCTCTATCTTCTGCGCTCGTCCTGGCCGCGCATCTTCGACCTTGTCTACTGGCCGCTGGTTCAGATGCTGACATGGGGCTTTCTGCAGACCTATCTCGCGCGTGCCTCCAATGCGGGAGCTCTGTCGGGGCGCTTGGGGCTGGCGGCGGGGGCGCTGATCGGCGCCATGCTGCTCTGGGACATATTGTTTCGCGGCCAGCTCGGCTTCTCGATCTCCTTTCTCGAGGAGATGTGGTCGCGCAATGTCGCCAATCTTTTGATGAGCCCGCTGCGGCCGAGCGAATTCATCATGGCGCTGATGACGATGAGCCTCATCCGACTCGCTATCGGTTTCGTTCCGGTGACGTTTCTGGCGATCCTGTTTTTCGGCTTCAATCTTTGGGGCTTGGGGCTGGCGCTTGGTTTCTTCTTTGCCAATCTCATTTTGACCAGCTGGTCGATCGGGCTTTTATGTTCCGGTCTCGTGCTGCGCTATGGCTTGGCCGCCGAATCCCTCGTCTGGACGATCATGTTCCTGATGCAGCCGCTGGCTTGCGTCTTCTATCCGCTCGCCGTTCTGCCGCGGCCGCTGCAGCTCTTGGCGTCACTTTTGCCACCGACCTATGTCTTCGAGGGGCTGCGGGCCCTGCTGACCCAGCATGAGCTGCGCCTCGATCTGATGGGGGAGGCCTTCCTGCTCAACGTGTTTTTCTTCAGCGCTGCCGTGGCGGGTTTTCATTTTCTGCTGCGCAGTGCGCGCAATGCCGGCACGCTGTTGCAGACCGGCGAATGA
- the trmB gene encoding tRNA (guanosine(46)-N7)-methyltransferase TrmB, with protein MTGGTERPPGSRLHGRRKGKKLRAHQAELLETLLPILTLDPTKPIADAAGLFAGRPDEIWLEIGFGSGEHLIGEAEANPDCGFIGCEPFENGLAKAVALAEARKLANLRLYCGDAGLVIDALPDRTLTGAYLLYPDPWPKRRHRKRRFLSDDMLAALARVMRPGAELRFATDIDDNGGWTLARVLRSRDFIWRAATAEDWRQPWTGWSSTRYEAKALAAGRKPVYLTFVRK; from the coding sequence ATGACCGGCGGCACCGAACGGCCTCCCGGCTCGCGCCTGCACGGGCGCCGCAAAGGCAAGAAGCTGCGCGCGCATCAGGCGGAGCTTCTCGAAACCCTGCTGCCGATTCTGACTCTCGATCCGACCAAGCCTATAGCCGATGCCGCCGGTCTTTTCGCCGGCAGGCCGGACGAGATCTGGCTCGAGATCGGCTTCGGCAGCGGCGAACATTTGATCGGGGAAGCGGAAGCAAATCCCGATTGCGGATTCATCGGTTGCGAGCCGTTCGAAAACGGTCTCGCCAAAGCGGTGGCACTCGCCGAAGCGCGCAAGCTTGCCAATCTGCGGCTCTACTGCGGCGATGCGGGCCTGGTGATCGACGCCCTGCCGGATCGCACGCTCACGGGTGCCTATCTGCTCTATCCCGACCCTTGGCCGAAGCGGCGCCACCGCAAGCGGCGTTTTCTCTCCGACGACATGCTCGCCGCGCTGGCGCGCGTGATGCGTCCGGGTGCCGAGCTGCGCTTTGCCACCGACATCGACGACAATGGCGGCTGGACATTGGCGCGGGTGTTGCGTTCGCGCGATTTCATCTGGCGCGCTGCAACGGCCGAGGATTGGCGCCAACCCTGGACCGGCTGGAGCAGCACGCGCTATGAGGCCAAGGCGCTCGCCGCGGGCCGCAAGCCCGTCTATCTGACCTTTGTGCGGAAGTAA
- the ybeY gene encoding rRNA maturation RNase YbeY translates to MNDPGPSLEITLDIAVESDRWDCFPEAGALAETAIVAALRHADAEFLPGAEVSLLLCDDAFIRDLNARWRGQDKPTNVLSFPAAEDPATTPILGDIAIAFETLAREAEDEGKSLRAHYAHLLVHGTLHLVGYDHQNDAEAEEMESLERECLASLGIDDPYRLAVVDKAECP, encoded by the coding sequence ATGAACGATCCTGGCCCTAGTCTGGAGATCACGCTCGACATTGCGGTCGAAAGCGATCGATGGGACTGTTTTCCCGAAGCCGGCGCATTGGCCGAAACAGCCATCGTCGCCGCGCTGCGGCACGCGGATGCCGAATTTCTCCCCGGCGCGGAGGTCAGTTTGCTTTTGTGCGATGATGCTTTCATCCGCGACTTGAATGCGCGTTGGCGCGGCCAGGACAAGCCGACGAATGTGCTCTCCTTTCCAGCCGCCGAGGATCCGGCGACGACCCCCATTCTCGGCGACATAGCGATCGCCTTCGAGACGCTGGCGCGCGAAGCCGAGGACGAAGGCAAGAGCCTGCGGGCGCATTATGCGCATCTCCTCGTGCATGGCACCCTGCATCTCGTCGGCTATGACCATCAAAACGACGCAGAAGCCGAGGAAATGGAAAGCCTCGAGCGCGAGTGTCTCGCCAGTCTCGGTATCGATGATCCCTATCGTCTCGCTGTCGTCGACAAGGCCGAATGCCCATGA
- the metK gene encoding methionine adenosyltransferase → MSRQNYLFTSESVSEGHPDKVCDRISDEIVDLFFREGQKAGLDPYQIRVACETLATTNRVVIAGEVRGPAISVAALEETTRAAIKDIGYEQAGFHWQNVNIEVLLHAQSADIAQGVDASGNKDEGAGDQGIMFGYACRETPDLMPAPLYYAHKILEVLARERKAGKGDAAKLGPDAKSQVTIKYVDGKPIGVTQIVLSTQHLDETLTSKDIRAIVEPYIRATLPKGWITDETVWHVNPTGKFVIGGPDGDCGLTGRKIIVDTYGGAAPHGGGAFSGKDPTKVDRSAAYAARYLAKNIVAAGYADRCTIQLAYAIGFPEPLSIYVDTHGTGTVPEEKIEAVLPHVMRLTPRGIRDHLALNRPIYARTSAYGHFGRTPDADGGFSWEKTDLIDKLKASLG, encoded by the coding sequence GTGTCCCGCCAGAATTATTTGTTTACAAGCGAATCCGTCTCCGAAGGTCATCCCGATAAGGTCTGTGATCGGATCTCCGACGAGATCGTCGATCTGTTTTTCCGGGAAGGCCAGAAGGCCGGCCTCGACCCCTATCAGATCCGGGTCGCATGCGAGACTTTGGCGACGACGAACCGCGTCGTGATCGCCGGCGAGGTCCGCGGTCCCGCGATCTCCGTCGCCGCGCTCGAGGAAACGACGCGCGCGGCGATCAAAGATATCGGCTATGAGCAGGCCGGCTTCCATTGGCAGAACGTCAACATCGAAGTCTTGCTGCATGCCCAATCGGCCGATATCGCGCAAGGCGTCGATGCGAGCGGCAATAAGGACGAGGGCGCCGGCGATCAGGGCATCATGTTCGGCTATGCCTGCCGCGAAACGCCGGATCTGATGCCCGCGCCACTCTATTACGCCCATAAGATTCTCGAGGTCCTGGCGCGTGAACGCAAGGCCGGCAAAGGCGATGCCGCGAAACTGGGACCCGACGCGAAAAGCCAGGTCACGATCAAATATGTCGATGGCAAACCGATCGGCGTGACGCAGATCGTGCTCTCGACGCAGCATCTCGACGAGACGCTGACCTCCAAGGACATCCGCGCCATCGTCGAACCCTATATCCGCGCCACTCTGCCGAAAGGATGGATCACCGACGAAACGGTATGGCACGTCAATCCGACCGGCAAATTCGTCATTGGCGGCCCTGACGGCGATTGCGGTCTGACCGGCCGCAAGATCATCGTCGACACTTACGGCGGCGCGGCCCCCCATGGCGGCGGCGCTTTCTCGGGCAAGGACCCGACCAAGGTCGATCGGTCCGCCGCCTATGCCGCGCGCTATCTCGCCAAGAACATCGTTGCCGCCGGCTATGCCGATCGCTGCACGATTCAGCTCGCCTATGCGATCGGCTTTCCGGAGCCTTTGTCGATCTATGTCGATACGCATGGCACCGGCACCGTGCCGGAGGAGAAGATCGAGGCGGTGCTTCCGCATGTCATGCGGCTGACGCCGCGCGGCATCAGAGATCATCTCGCGCTCAACCGGCCGATCTATGCGCGCACCTCCGCCTATGGGCATTTCGGCCGCACGCCGGATGCCGATGGCGGCTTCAGCTGGGAAAAGACCGATCTCATCGACAAGCTCAAAGCCAGCCTCGGCTGA
- a CDS encoding M48 family metallopeptidase: MLSSLRKNAPRTSEITYLEVSHAGETHRITLKRIASARRFTLRVRAATRDVVLTMPPRSSVVGARSFAEAHAAWIGVRLQRLPKPMPFGIGEIVPVRGVNHVITHRPHERGTVWIEPGRKSVGANMLPQLCVAGEPEHVARRVKDFLMREAKRDLEAAVLRHAAKTGVSPRKITLRDTTSRWGSCSSTGSLNFSWRLVMAPSFVLDYLAAHEAAHLLYMNHSPAFWRVVGKLTHEIDRSEAWLKANGAGLLRFGPFKS; the protein is encoded by the coding sequence ATGCTGAGCTCTTTGCGAAAAAACGCGCCGCGGACCTCAGAGATCACTTATCTCGAAGTTTCGCACGCGGGTGAAACCCATCGCATTACATTGAAGCGGATCGCTTCGGCGCGCCGTTTCACGTTGCGTGTGCGCGCCGCCACCCGCGATGTCGTCTTGACCATGCCGCCGCGGAGCTCGGTTGTGGGCGCGCGCAGTTTCGCCGAGGCTCATGCCGCATGGATCGGCGTGCGGCTGCAGCGGTTGCCAAAACCCATGCCTTTCGGCATCGGCGAAATCGTGCCCGTCCGCGGCGTTAATCATGTCATCACGCATCGGCCGCATGAGCGCGGCACCGTTTGGATCGAGCCCGGCCGCAAGAGTGTCGGCGCCAACATGCTGCCGCAGCTTTGCGTCGCCGGCGAGCCGGAGCATGTCGCGCGCCGGGTCAAGGATTTCCTGATGCGCGAAGCCAAGCGCGATCTCGAAGCCGCGGTCCTGCGCCATGCTGCAAAGACCGGCGTAAGCCCGCGCAAGATTACTCTGCGCGATACGACGAGCCGCTGGGGCTCTTGCTCGTCGACGGGCTCGTTGAATTTCTCTTGGCGGCTGGTGATGGCGCCAAGCTTCGTGCTCGATTATCTCGCGGCGCATGAAGCCGCGCATCTGCTTTATATGAATCACTCGCCGGCCTTCTGGCGCGTGGTCGGCAAGCTCACCCATGAAATCGATCGCAGCGAAGCGTGGCTGAAGGCGAATGGGGCAGGGCTCTTGCGCTTTGGGCCGTTCAAGAGCTGA
- a CDS encoding helix-turn-helix domain-containing protein — MKKVPNPIDRHVGSRVRMRRILLGMSQEKLGEALGLTFQQVQKYEKGTNRIGASRLQQISQTLNVPPAFFFDGAPMIENANGSEHPMPGVAEDSHSSSFVLDFIATAEGLALNKAFARIPDAKVRKRIIELVNCLAAEDAPPPPPGKNGIN; from the coding sequence GTGAAGAAGGTTCCCAATCCGATTGATCGGCATGTGGGCAGCCGAGTCCGTATGCGTCGCATTCTCCTTGGGATGAGCCAGGAAAAGCTCGGCGAAGCTCTGGGGCTGACCTTTCAGCAAGTGCAAAAATATGAAAAGGGCACGAACCGTATCGGTGCGAGCCGCCTGCAACAGATTTCGCAGACGCTGAACGTGCCGCCGGCTTTCTTCTTCGATGGCGCACCCATGATCGAGAATGCCAATGGCAGCGAGCATCCAATGCCCGGCGTTGCCGAAGATTCGCATTCCTCTTCGTTTGTCCTGGATTTCATCGCCACCGCCGAAGGTCTCGCCCTCAACAAGGCCTTCGCCCGCATTCCCGATGCCAAGGTGCGCAAGCGCATCATCGAGCTCGTCAATTGTCTCGCCGCTGAGGATGCCCCGCCGCCCCCGCCTGGGAAAAACGGCATCAATTGA
- the lnt gene encoding apolipoprotein N-acyltransferase, whose translation MSSIADLVILSGGWRRRLIAFLAGASGALALAPFNVFLAMFIPMTAAVWLIDGAAESKPAPAKSGRPAFRSTALKNAFGIGWWWGFGYFIAGLWWLGAAFLVQPDDFAWALPLGVIGLPAGLAFFPALGFALARLFWAPGPSRILALAAGLGFSEWLRGHVLTGFPWNAYGMALGDHLLLAQFAAIGGLYGLTVLAIAIFAAPALFADRKAVPGRRLLQRIPAGLVVAALILAGLAGFGAVRLATGKTATIASVKVRIMQPNLPQDAKFSPENRDTIVNRYLRLSDRSTGPGHTGLADVNLLVWPESAFPFILSDEPQALAKIGNALPAGTVLVTGAARIETTTGADGKPHTDFLNSIQVLMHGGLILDTYDKLHLVPFGEYMPFAGLLDRLGIRQFVDIPGGFRAGMNHTLLSLPGLPMAAPLICYEAIFPEEVAAAVRAGPSRPGFLINVTNDAWFGHTPGPYQHLAEARLQTIEEGLPLIRAANTGISAIIDPYGRIEAQLGLQEDGVVDGALPKKIAPPPFTHAPELAGILAWLSALGASLLLRRFV comes from the coding sequence ATGTCCTCAATCGCCGACCTGGTCATTCTTTCGGGTGGCTGGCGCCGCCGTCTGATCGCATTTCTCGCTGGAGCGAGCGGCGCGCTGGCGCTCGCTCCGTTCAATGTCTTCCTCGCTATGTTCATTCCGATGACCGCCGCCGTTTGGCTGATCGATGGCGCAGCGGAATCGAAACCCGCTCCGGCGAAGAGCGGCAGACCTGCCTTTCGTTCGACCGCGTTGAAGAATGCCTTCGGCATCGGCTGGTGGTGGGGCTTTGGTTATTTCATCGCCGGCCTCTGGTGGCTCGGCGCCGCCTTTCTCGTCCAACCCGACGATTTCGCTTGGGCCCTGCCGCTCGGCGTCATCGGTCTGCCGGCCGGGCTCGCATTTTTTCCGGCACTTGGATTTGCGCTCGCCCGCTTGTTCTGGGCGCCGGGTCCGAGCCGCATTCTCGCGCTCGCCGCAGGGCTCGGATTTTCGGAATGGCTGCGCGGCCATGTGCTGACGGGGTTTCCCTGGAACGCTTACGGAATGGCGCTCGGCGATCATTTGCTGCTGGCGCAATTCGCCGCGATCGGCGGCCTTTATGGTCTCACGGTGCTGGCCATCGCGATCTTCGCCGCGCCGGCGCTCTTCGCCGACCGCAAGGCCGTACCGGGGCGCCGGCTCCTGCAAAGGATACCCGCGGGCCTCGTCGTCGCCGCCCTCATCCTGGCCGGGCTCGCTGGATTCGGCGCCGTGCGGCTCGCCACTGGAAAGACGGCAACGATCGCATCCGTCAAAGTGCGCATCATGCAGCCGAACCTGCCTCAGGATGCGAAGTTCAGCCCCGAGAACAGAGATACGATCGTCAACCGCTATCTGCGCCTGTCGGATCGTTCGACCGGCCCCGGCCACACCGGCCTCGCGGATGTCAATTTGCTGGTTTGGCCGGAATCCGCCTTTCCCTTCATCCTGTCGGATGAGCCGCAAGCGCTCGCCAAGATCGGCAATGCGCTGCCTGCGGGCACGGTGCTGGTGACGGGCGCGGCGCGCATTGAAACCACGACCGGCGCCGACGGCAAGCCGCACACGGATTTCCTGAATTCGATTCAGGTGCTGATGCACGGCGGGCTCATTCTGGACACTTACGACAAGCTCCATCTCGTGCCCTTCGGCGAATATATGCCCTTTGCCGGCTTGCTCGACCGCTTAGGTATCCGCCAATTCGTCGATATTCCCGGCGGCTTTCGCGCCGGCATGAACCATACGCTTCTCAGCCTGCCGGGCTTGCCTATGGCGGCGCCGCTAATCTGCTATGAGGCAATTTTTCCCGAAGAGGTCGCGGCAGCGGTGCGGGCGGGGCCGAGCCGGCCGGGTTTTCTCATCAATGTGACGAATGATGCCTGGTTCGGCCACACGCCGGGTCCCTATCAACATCTCGCCGAAGCCCGGCTGCAAACGATCGAAGAGGGACTGCCGCTGATCCGTGCCGCCAATACCGGAATCTCCGCGATCATCGACCCCTATGGCCGCATCGAAGCCCAACTCGGATTGCAGGAAGACGGCGTCGTCGATGGCGCTTTGCCGAAGAAGATCGCGCCGCCGCCTTTCACGCATGCGCCGGAGCTCGCCGGTATCCTCGCCTGGCTAAGCGCACTCGGCGCTTCGCTTCTCCTGCGACGCTTTGTTTGA